DNA from Tachysurus vachellii isolate PV-2020 chromosome 22, HZAU_Pvac_v1, whole genome shotgun sequence:
ttatttttatttttttcaaattaccGAAGACTTTCCGTAGATTTAGGCCAGAATGTGTGAAACATTTGTACAGCTATAACAGAAGGTAATTACATATATGTTTAAaggaagaatcctgtgcttgcaattttgcCAATTTGAAtaacaaaataagcaaaaaacgGCAAATTTTGGGGGGAAACGCTGCAAAATTAAGCATTTTTGTCACAACATCCACAAAAAACTCCCAAAAGGACTGTATAATGTAAAGTACAACAGGAAAAAACATCTTTCCTGAAGATTTTATGCAACGTTAAAAGCAACAATTCACAAATAGAGTAAAAGAATTGGTAATGTGTTGGCAAATTCCAGCATAAGACAAGAAGAGGAAGTCAGGTAAAGTCGATTATTTTTTTAGAACATTCATGTCACATCAGCAcgcatttgtcatttttattagaatACATATTATAGCAGCTTACcttgtcatttttattagaataaataaaatgtttgcaaatGCATTTAGGACTTTCATCTTCAGAAATGATGACACAACAATAGTCCCTAATAGCTCAGAtatgcagtgtttagtgttgtgtAATCTTTTTACACTACACCAGCAGGGGgagacattttattatattattcatgcaTCACAATTTCTTATGTGTGCCACattaacctttttttgtttgtttgttttgttgttgttgttgttgttgtttatcatTTAACATCTTTCCAGAGAGCAAAAACAATGGTACATTAATGATCAAGGCTACGTGAGTTTCAGGGACTTCTCTTTACCTTGTAAGGTTCCACCTGAAAACGTTATTCAGGTAAATAATCACAGGTGAACTGGATGAAATGATTcattcactttattattatttttcagacATTGAAATAAGAGGCTTGTTTGGAGCTCAATGTCCATTATCTGTTTTTAACTTTATTGGAAATTATGtttgtattaattatattaataatatctgttatatttatgttctattAGTTGCTCAAGCTGCAATTACGTAATCGTGCTTAGTTTACATCATTATTTGCAGTAAAAGGGAcatcacagacatttttttattttgaactaAACTATCCCTTTAcggttctgtttattattaatacagaGTTAAAGGCTTTTCCATTCCTTTTACTCTCTACATGTAGCTTTTATGTTAAAATCTGACTTTTTGGCCACAAATTTACCGGTTCTGATGTAAATTGATtatgttgctatggtaacactATGACCCATGCATGAGctgaaacactgtgtgtgtcaacagGTTGAGAAGGTGCGCTGCCCTCTGCTCTTCATCATCGGAGAGGACGACCTGTGCTGTCCATCTTTAGAGATCACATACGAGGTGAGGGAGACGTAAACGTAGAAGCCCACAGAATGATGTTTAAGTCATGTTGTAAACTGTGATAACTTCATAGATATGAGAGATAAATGTAAGATTTATATCCAGGATGCAATGCTGCATGTAATGAACCTCTTCTTAtgcactctatctatctatctatctatctatctatctatctatctatctatctatctatcatgacATTATCACACTACAGACAGGATTAACATTAACTGATTCACCAAACCAAATGTAGCATTTTTTATATCTCATGACCAGTAGGTGGCGTCATTCTGTAACTACTCATGCCTCCTCAATCAGGGTTCTTATACACAAAGTATGTAGTGAAGGAGCCTAAGTGTTACAGAAATGTTCATTTTGGAAGTAAAATTAATGCTAAATTCTTTCAGaaactttctttcttgcttgctttctttacATTTGTTCATAAATTCTGTATCATTTGTCCTAAAAGCATGTAACTGCTATGTTTAGGTTCAGTAAAGCATGAGACAGGACAACGACACAATGAAATGGGATATCATTCCAATGATATCCCATTTCATTGTGTCAGCCATTTTGAAGTGTGTGTTACAAGCACATGAGTACCTTTACAAAACTAAGTAAGCATCATTGTCTTGTTCCAGCTCCAAATTAAGCACTTGCATGCTTGATAACTTATACATAACATTTTTGTGTGAAGGCACATAAAGTGCTTGAACCCTGATAATTGCTGCTATATTTTTAATTGGTATGATGATACAGTACCTTTGTCCCCTCCTACAGAATCCTTTTCTTGTATATGTTTTCACACATTTCTATTATAGCTGATGTCAGATGTTGGCCAATAATCTGAGCGTTGCATATCTGCATATCTGTTAATCTTACTGAGAGTTTTACTGAGAAATTAAATCTGTCCTGTTCAGCTCTGAGGTGAGTTGAGAAACTATCATTTGTCCTGGCATGTTCCTTTTCTACAGAAAATCGCTTCGCTGTGTCCTCATATCTGATTCATTAAAGTTAGATGTCTTTCCTTAAGTGTACAGAGAAAATCTGAATAATGTAACATATCTGTGTAAATATGTCTAAAAGATTCTGCACAAACACGAAAAGAACAGGTCAGTCAGGTATAGCCGGAAATAATTATTGAGTCGTGACTCACGTGCTTGTTTCAAACCGTTTTATCTGATCTTCAGATTGAAAGACGGCTTCGCATCGCAGGTAAATCTCACCTGTTCACTCGGGTGTCGTACCCTGGAGCTGGTCACCTGAtcgagccaccacacacacccacttcCCACAGCTCCACCTGGGCCACTCAACCCACTCAAAGTCAGTGTGCTTTCATTCTTTAATTACATCCCTGCTGTACAATTACTGTAGCTCTTTTTATCATTTACATGTTATTCAGCTGTGATTCAATGGGGAGGAACTCTGGAGCAACACGCAGCCGCTCAGGAAGACTCGTGGCCACGCATCCTGACATTCCTGGAAAGTAATTTAAGAAAGGCAGACGCAGCTTAGTTACAACACACCCTTTTTTCCTCTCCCTTCCTTGTGGCCTATTGCTCATCTCAAGGGTCGGTCCTTTACATCATCAGCTCGCATGAAATGAATTGCATAAATTAGTTCATGCATCAGCAAGTATTTACTTGAAtgagtatttaaatatttttttttgtatgttttcagAATCAAGACGGCTGATCAAGCTTTAATTTTTCTAACTCCAACAAATCTGCACATCAAGGACCGGTGGAAAAAATGGGTTGAAATTGATTGGTTGGATGGAGTTGctgatttgtttgtatgtttctcTTTTACCAGCTAGATCTTCAATATCATACAATGTTTATCATGTAGAGAAAGTAAAGACTAGCATGTGGTTTATTAGAGACACCTTGAAGCCAGCCAAGCATAACCAACTGGTTGTACTTACGTGAGCTCATGGACACAGACATAAGCTCATAGAGGTGCGCAGATTGCTTGTCAatatgattgacaggggagagtgTACGGTGATTTTACTTCCTTGACCCTCAGCTAAGGTTAGGCTTCGAAGTCACAATCTCACCTTAATTGTGCAGGTACTTCTGTTACATCAGTGGGGCGTCCCGTGATGGCTTAATACatcatgaaataaatacaacagaACCAAGTGCAGGATTCTTTCAATAAAAATCCAAGCGTCACTGAAAACAGAGTTTATTATTGGTGATTATCTGTAGTTTATTTGAGTCGAGTGTGTTAATGATCTGCCATGAACAGATCATGGCACGCTGATGTCACCATGGCGATAAGAGGAATGAACTCTTGAAAGTCGATCTCTCGATCTCCGTTCTGATCCAGATCAGAAAAAAGCAAGTCAAGGGTATCCTTGTCCTGAATTTTCTGTGGGGACATAGAAATAGGCACAGTCATTGTTACCATAACGATGTATTGATGTCAGTATTATCAGGCATTTTAAAACTTTGGTAtctatttgatatatatatatatatatatatatatatatatatatatatatatatatatatatatatacgtatatatatatatatatatatatatatatatatatatatatatatatatacgtatatatatatatatatatatatatatatatatatatatacgtatatatatatatatatatatatatatatatatatatatatatatatatggattgAAACATGCTgctctgtaaaagaaaaatagaagtcATTGTtatggtgaagctttctgtaaggagatcTTTATTTAGCATTCACAGGAGGAGTTTTAAGTGTCTGGTAtctgacatttttttccaatgggtttaaaatgttttgtgaaaGCTCAATTCCACACAATGATCTGAGTCACTGAACTATAGGTCTTAACTGATTAACAGCATCCAATCTGAAAGTAAAATAAGTCCATTTTTACACTTATACTAAATATACATTGTTACTTGTGTTAATGAACAAACGTCTCTTTTTCATTTGCTTTTCGTTATCGAACAAAGAGGGTCTACAAACTTTTGAACTCAAATACGTAAATCCAATCATCTCAAATTTTTAGTGATTAGGCCATGTTAAACATGGATTGATTAGTGTGATTTAAATTGAATAGTTTATGTGATAAAATTAACCTGTACTGCAATATTATCCTGTTGCTGAAAAAAGATTACAAATATTGTGCTCACCTTCactgtacattaaataaaacctattttgttttaaagaataGTGACAGTGATTATGtcccttttttaatattttgggtGTGTCATTGTGCTTGAGAAAGCTCAGCATAGATCTGCCTCATACTTTGTTTGCATAATTTGGTAGTAAAAATGTGGTCCATAAACCACAAATGCAATGAAAATGAAGGTGAGAGACTCCTTTCACACCCATTGCATTGATTCATAACAATGTCACAAGACTGATCTAACACTCACCATGATAAACTGGGTCATCTCGTTGTTAATGAGATCCTTAAGGTCGGCTTTTTTCAGCTTACACTTGTGTCCGGAGTATTTGTGGAAGATCTTTACGATGGTTATCATTGCTTTCTCGAGCTCTGAAGACATAGTTCTGAAGCATACCAAAAAGAAAGGGTGTTAGAATTATTTTGTACAGTGGTCCAGTGCACATTTCATTCATATAGCTGTCATAACCAGTTCGCGAATGATGTAATACTAAAAATTGTCAATCACATTAAAGATAGAAATGACCCaaataatctgaatatcatCAGGATCATGCACTACTGTCAATATATAAAgctcatgaataataataataatacaccctatttttgtattattactaATATAATTACCTTTAGAagaatgtcagtgtttttgCTCAGAGTATAAAACGTCTTTCCCTGTTGCAGCACCACTCCCTGTGAATAGGACGACTATAGAGAGATGGAGTTGAGTGTGTGAAtctatattgattttttttcatccttGAAAGGCTAAAATGTGGTGAGCACTAACAGCAGAATGTGGTTTGGAGAAATAGATACCATTAAATGTCATTGATGCAGAAGTTGCGCTGCTTGTCAGGACTTCACAAATTAGTCAGCAGGCATAACAACAGAAATTTCAAAACTACAGTCAATAAAAGTGACTCAGTGTGCAATTCATTAATTTCCTCGGAACAAACTTGTATCCGTTCAAAGTAAAGGCATTTGAATGCACTCTGCATGATTTGCATGCATTTTCATATTCATCATGTTTAATCATGCTACCATTTCTGCAGAACTGTTCATACTGTACCTGTAGCACCTCATTGTTTTCAGTTTCCTGTGTCTTGCTGAGAACCAGGCTATTGATAGACATATTTGAGGTTACCCATGCTTCCTTTCAGCgtatttttcttctttagaaAGTTTTACTTCCTAAATCAAAGTTTTCTATTCCAAATTAGACATTCTCTTAATTTCTACCATAAGGCAGTCCAGCTACTAAAGGAGGATACTTGAGAGAGAGTCTGCATATTTCTAcctcacaaacatacacaaaacagtTTACACTATAATTAATCATTCTTGCACATGGTAtagtttttttgtatattatattacattccACTGTAGTCTTCTTCatctacttttggcttttccagttaggggtcgccacagcgaatcatctgtacATTTCTCTGAAATCTATGATATTATATCCTGTGTTTATTGTTTGGTCATATGTCCTTAGTTTATTACTTGTGACTCTATGTGAACATTACACATAgtttttcatccattttctataccacttatcctacacagggtcacaggaaaTCCTGGAGCCTACCTCAGAGGACTCACAGCACAAGGCTAGGGACACATTTTAATCTTCGtgcacacgaacacacacacacacacacacacacacacacacacacacacgccaaggAAGAAATCAGAGTACCCTGaataaactatttttttgtttcattctgcTTGCTTTTTGGGATACCTAGGAATTTTaggaaaattaaattaaagactGAAGTGAGAAAGTCAGGCATCTCTGaagccccgttcacactgcaagtcttaagcCCCGTtgacactgcaggtaaaagtggcccaaatctgattttgaTCAggccacatatggaagtggtctgaatctgatttgaaaaaatcagatctgggctagatttgagtgttcacactactcctgaagaagtctgacctggtcacttgaccccaaaaaaaatcagatttacctgcagtgtgaacgtggcctaagacttgcagtgtgaacgcggctttgGAGAAGAATCCTTCAAGCAAAGAACTGTTGTATAAGGGATGAcgtgtataatatatacacatagacttatatttatttattcgctgtacagtacatacatatgacatatatatatatattatatgtaaacatactgtacatactgtacatactatatatgatagaatgtatttaaaacatgtttaactCATAGAATATCagaatagtttaaaaaatatatatattacatgctgtacatatgtttacatatatatatatatatatatatatatatatatatatatatatatatatatatatatatatatatatatatatattacatgtaaacatatatacatattacaagCTGTAAATATGTTTACGTATAtgtttgcacttctggtagatgccaaactgcattttgttgctgtgtacctgtactgaCAATGACAAGAAagttctatttatctatctatctatctatctatctatctatctatctatctattagtAAATAAGGGATAAAGATGGGATATTTTTGAGACCACGACAAGCAGGAACATTATTAATTTAACAAAAGGTTTCTTTCAtaagttgcctagcaacagcatTAGCATCGTGACCGGGGTGAAACGTCAGAAAATCGTCAGAGAATCAGAAAGGCCACCGAGACGGTTCTGCAGCCTCTCCACGCAGTGCGCATGCGTCAGATCCcttgcgcatgcgcagtgccCTGCAGACTTCAGTTTTACAGCAGCGACAGGCGTTTGTTCAGTCAGATGGAGGTTTTGATAAAGGAAGTGCTCTTGTTCTTATCGCCTTTCCTGCCCTGTGTCGATAACAAACCTCGAATGAGCGCACTGACCATCTCGAGTGAGTGAAGTCAATCcagaacacacagaacagctcgtATTTATAGGTGAGTATCAGCTtcctggatttgttttgtttgttattgtttgtttattctgtgttttctgCTTGGATTTGTACAGATGTTGACATCCAGATGTGTGTATGTCGAATCACAGAGATCTCTAGAGACTTTAACTTACTTATAATCTGTAGGTTGATGcagtaaatgtgttaaaaacattaaaaagctgAAGCTCTTCAGCATCACAGTGCAAAAATTTTGcctatattatttatatttgcattgGATTTGGATGCAGCCTCTGCAGCTGGGCTCGAGAAATATTCACAAAATAATGActcatttcagtttattttttattcgtAATAAATGTCCAATAATtagatttaatcatttaatattttggGTTTAACTATAAAGAAATGACTGATATTGacagtggggggcacggtggcttagtggttagcacgtttgcctcacacctccagggttgggggttcgattcccgcctccgccttgtgtgtgtggagtttgcatgttctccccgtgcctcgggggtttcctccgggtactccggtttcctcccccggtccaaagacatgcatggtaggttgatcggcatctctggaaaattgtccgtagtgtgtgagtgtatgagtgaatgagagtgtgtgtgtttgtgccctgcgatgggttggcacgccgtccagggtgtatcctgccttgatgctcgatgacgcctgagataggcacaggctccccgtgacccgaggtagttcagataagcggtagaaaatgaatgaatgaatggtcatagcataagtgataacaggaactaacttgttttgtaGACGTGCCACAACAATAAACATAACTAttaatggataaaataaaatgtcttgttctttaattttaaaacattttagcaTTGGACAGTTGTTTTGGTGtaacaagaataaaacacttcaggactaTTAACAGGCTGTTATTGATAAATTACTGTTATTATGACAGGATGTATAACACCACACAGATGTTGATAGTCCAAGTAAAGTCCAAAATTGTCATTCAAAATGTCATTACTTGCCACATTAAAATCATAGGATCTCTTTGGatgcaaaagtttgtatccCCCTGATTTCTACTGTTTatcttccaaaaaaaacatcttttcatTGGTGCTTACTAAAGCCACAAAAAAGACAgatgattaataaaataattaacactcTCTGACAAAAGATCTGAAAAGGCAAGTGGAATAATTGAGcgttttttgtttataatttcaTTTGGATGTATGACATGACATCATTTGCTATGGTATTTGGTCTTGCTGGAGGGTGGGGCACATGGTAGATTAGTGGTTAGCTCATTTGCTTTACGCCTCTAGGCTTTGGGGTTCACTTCCCACCTAATTTAGTTGTGTGataagtttgcatgttctctgggCTTCAGGTAATATGTTGATTGGTCTCTCTAAATTTTGTGTAttgagtgtgtgcatgattgTACCCTTCGATGGTCCAGAGGATGGGCTTCAGGTTCCTTGTAACACTTTGGTGCAGAAAATGAagatatctatctgtctgtctgtctgtctgtctatctgtccgtTGTCCGtccgtcagtcagtcagtcatatAAACCATTCATTTAAACCCTAATAACGTTTTCTATCTGTCCCAGTTAGTGTGATATTTTTATGCCCTGTATTTTAACAGCCTGGCCTGAATTTCTCATTATAATCCTCCTGGAGCTAAAGAATAAAAAGGGTACAATCAGCACTAAAGCTGTAATGATGATAATGCTCATATAATAATAACCAAGAATGTCATTaaccaaataaatataatttaagagAAGAACAAATGACCACAAAGAGTGAGACTCAAGGCCCTGTACACTACATCAGTAAATTGTTTATGAATCATCAGTTTCACTGCTATGTCATACAAGTCGACTACAGTATACTTGTCTAAACCATCAGGTGACATGAGTGACACTAAGTTACATAGTTTTTCAATCAGCACAAGGATTAAAATGTCAAGCATGTTATTAACAGATGGTGTAGAAATTAATGACTGTCAGTCATTTCAGTCTTGTCACAGAAAATCATaaattccttttaaaaaaatgttaatattctgaacttttcacttgtttattttcagcGATGGCAAATTTGCTGCGTCTGATCCTGAGCGTGGCTGAAAAAGCCGCCAACGTGGCGCGAGTGTGCAGGCAGGAGGCGCCGTTATTCGAGTTGCTGGTGCAGGAGAAAACCGGAGCCGACAAGAACAAAAAGTTCGTCCAGGACTTCAAGACGCTCGCAGACGTTGTGATACAGGAAATGATCCGACATGACGTCTGTGCACAGGTGAGTGTTGGAttctcactgtcactcacatCTGGATTCTCACTGTCTAATCTTTGTCTAATCAAAACTCTATGTGGCAGTTTCCAGAGCTGAATGGCTTCATTTACGGGGAAGAATCCAACAAGTTTGAGAATGGACTCGGTGAGCAATTGATTCTGTACAGTCACTAagtttactaaaataaaaaagaggcaGAGTTTCCAAAGTTGCAGGGTCGAGGAGAGATGTTCAACCATAACGCAGCCATTTCTTAGGCTTTaagaatgtatttaaaacatgtttaactCATAGAATATTggaatagtttaaaaaaaaaaaaaaaagcagacttTTTTCTTGGTTATTTGTCTTACTTTTATATAAAGCAATGCTGTAAAGCAAAGATGCCTACAAAGAAATCATGAAATTAACATTTGAGTACATGAGTAAACATTGTAGAGAGCAGGAAAAAGTAAGAACACAGTAATGTCAATATTTCGGTGTGAAAACCAAGTAAactttgtgcatttgtgttcagattattattattttaaatcctGACTCATAAAAgcagataaaatataaataaataaataaaataaaaattataaagtttaaaattaattactatttatctctaattactatttactatttattggttctattttatttaaaattaaataacacaaaaataaaattgaccatttattcctaatgagtaAACCACAGGCAATAAATTCCTCTATTAAACtctataaggaattaaaaagtTTCAAATTGGCGTTTTTACAGGTTTCTTAAATCATCTGCACACCTGTCATTAGTTAGGATCAAATTTCTAACACCTAACGTGATCTTTGATAAAATAGAATAATCTGTTGTGTTTGATCCACACAGTTATAAGGTAATGTATGATGTTTACCTTTTTTTGCCATCTTTAAGGAGAGAGCGTGAACGTTACTGTATGCGCTAAACAAGAGGACACGATGACTTTACTAGCCAAAGTGCTGGACGGAGACGGAACGGCCGCTTCGCTTCTCGCCGAAGCCATCCATCAGAATCTGCAACTCCGAGACGAACTTGCCGAAAAGCTACAGCTCCCTCTGAAACCCGAGGACTTGGCCATCTGGATCGACCCCATCGGTATTAAAGAGTCTACCGTATGCTTTATCATTACTGATAAGAGATTATGAAGGTCAATATTGTGAGCACTGAGGAACACATTTGTGTTAAACAAGCATCCCTGATAGATTTAACACCATTTTTTGTCTATTATTGATTATTGCCTTAATCCTTGTTATGAACCCCTCAATAATTCATCCTTCTGTGCAGATGGTACAAGTCAGTATATTGAAGGGAAGGAGCGGGAGATAGCAGTTGAAGAGTTCTGCCCTTCCGGTCTTCCATGTGCACTCGTTCTTATCGGTGTTTACCTGCGTGCAACCGGAGAACCCGTGATGGGGGTCATCAATCAGCCATTTACACGCAAAGACTCAACCGGGAAGAAGTAAGTATCACCACTGTGTCATTACTGTTAAAACAGACATATAGGTGTCATTACCATGAAGATAGATGTAGACTAGAAACTGCTTATGATCCAAATCATCTGATTTATACACCATTATGTTAgattaatgtgtttgttctaGTGTTACTGCTTCTATAGCCGAGCTATTCAATTGGTGGACCGTGTTCTGTTAAATTCAGCACGAGTCACAGCACAGAGCAGGAGTCATGTGACATTAGGCGAGTGATGCGAGCAGTGCT
Protein-coding regions in this window:
- the inpp1 gene encoding inositol polyphosphate 1-phosphatase, whose amino-acid sequence is MANLLRLILSVAEKAANVARVCRQEAPLFELLVQEKTGADKNKKFVQDFKTLADVVIQEMIRHDVCAQFPELNGFIYGEESNKFENGLGESVNVTVCAKQEDTMTLLAKVLDGDGTAASLLAEAIHQNLQLRDELAEKLQLPLKPEDLAIWIDPIDGTSQYIEGKEREIAVEEFCPSGLPCALVLIGVYLRATGEPVMGVINQPFTRKDSTGKKWQGRYFWGVSYEDINICSFTPCQRPMGKNPDSLSVVLSSSEKQEVKDTLSQLCDGQLTYASGAGYKILCVIQGLVDMYVLSEGSTYKWDSCAPHAILRAFGGGICDLSQCLSAVRNGNKDLRAELTYNNPCAGCQGAEQWANKGGLVAYLDSAVLARVVEALAKKI
- the LOC132838182 gene encoding protein S100-B-like, producing the protein MSSELEKAMITIVKIFHKYSGHKCKLKKADLKDLINNEMTQFIMKIQDKDTLDLLFSDLDQNGDREIDFQEFIPLIAMVTSACHDLFMADH